The Virgibacillus sp. MSP4-1 genome has a segment encoding these proteins:
- the aspS gene encoding aspartate--tRNA ligase, with translation MSERFYCGNLTKATIGEEVLLKGWVQKRRDLGGLIFIDLRDVSGLVQIVFNPSISPDALAKADSVRSEFVIEVTGKVVAREEATINENMPTGALEVEAKELTILNKSKTPPFTLEEESDTTEEVRLKYRYLDLRRKPMQETFKLRHQTTQAIRNFLNNEDFLEMETPMLTKSTPEGARDYLVPSRVHPGEFYALPQSPQLFKQLIMMSGFEKYYQIARCFRDEDLRADRQPEFTQVDIETSFMSKEDIMGMMERMMKKVMKEVKGLDISTPFPRMKYDEAMERYGSDKPDTRFGLELHSVSEVIQNSDFKVFRTAVESGGKVSGLNVKGQASAYSRKNIDQLTDFVKIYGAKGLAWLKAEDDGLTGPISKFLSEEEVNGIKETMDVENGDLLLFVADKTTVVYESLGALRLKLGRELNLIDEAKFNFLWVTDWPLLEYDEDSERYFAAHHPFTMPAPGALEKFNDAPEEMKAEAYDLVLNGYELGGGSLRIHDYELQEKMFEALGFTKDEANDQFGFLMEALQYGAPPHGGIALGFDRFIMLLAGRDNLRDTILFPKTASASDLLTEAPSEVDENQLQELKLKLSGREGK, from the coding sequence ATGAGTGAACGCTTTTACTGTGGAAATTTAACGAAAGCAACCATTGGAGAAGAAGTCCTGTTAAAAGGATGGGTGCAGAAGCGTCGTGATCTTGGTGGATTAATTTTTATTGACCTTCGTGATGTTTCAGGATTGGTGCAAATTGTGTTCAATCCTTCCATCAGCCCGGACGCCTTGGCAAAAGCAGACTCAGTACGCAGTGAGTTTGTCATTGAAGTAACAGGAAAAGTGGTTGCAAGAGAAGAAGCTACTATTAATGAGAATATGCCAACAGGTGCACTTGAAGTGGAAGCGAAGGAATTAACGATCCTGAATAAATCAAAAACACCACCGTTTACTTTAGAGGAAGAATCAGATACAACAGAGGAAGTCCGTCTTAAGTATCGTTATCTGGATCTTAGAAGGAAACCGATGCAGGAAACCTTTAAGCTCCGTCATCAGACCACACAGGCAATCCGGAATTTCCTGAACAATGAGGACTTCCTGGAGATGGAAACGCCTATGCTAACAAAAAGCACACCAGAAGGGGCCAGAGACTATTTAGTACCAAGTCGGGTGCACCCGGGAGAGTTTTATGCATTGCCACAGTCCCCTCAGTTGTTTAAACAGCTGATTATGATGTCAGGCTTTGAAAAATATTATCAAATAGCCCGCTGCTTCCGTGATGAGGACCTCCGTGCCGACCGTCAGCCGGAATTTACTCAAGTTGATATTGAAACCTCCTTTATGTCTAAAGAGGATATTATGGGCATGATGGAACGCATGATGAAGAAGGTAATGAAGGAAGTAAAAGGACTGGATATTTCAACACCTTTCCCAAGAATGAAATATGATGAAGCTATGGAACGTTATGGTTCAGATAAACCTGATACCCGTTTTGGGCTGGAACTCCATAGTGTGTCTGAAGTCATACAGAACTCTGATTTTAAAGTATTCCGCACTGCTGTTGAATCCGGTGGAAAAGTCAGTGGACTCAATGTGAAAGGCCAGGCTTCTGCATATTCAAGAAAAAATATTGATCAATTAACAGACTTTGTGAAAATTTACGGGGCTAAAGGTCTTGCCTGGTTAAAAGCTGAAGATGACGGGTTAACAGGACCTATCTCGAAATTCCTTTCTGAAGAGGAAGTAAACGGTATTAAGGAAACCATGGATGTAGAAAATGGCGATCTTCTTTTATTCGTTGCTGATAAAACAACAGTGGTTTATGAAAGTTTGGGAGCCCTTCGTCTGAAGCTGGGCCGGGAGCTTAACTTAATTGATGAAGCGAAATTTAATTTTCTATGGGTAACTGACTGGCCTTTACTTGAATATGATGAAGACTCTGAACGATATTTTGCGGCTCATCATCCATTTACAATGCCTGCCCCTGGCGCACTGGAAAAGTTTAATGATGCTCCTGAAGAAATGAAAGCAGAGGCCTATGATTTGGTTCTTAATGGGTATGAATTAGGGGGAGGTTCCCTTCGTATTCATGATTACGAACTTCAGGAGAAAATGTTTGAAGCCCTTGGATTCACAAAAGATGAAGCCAATGATCAGTTTGGTTTTCTAATGGAAGCATTACAGTATGGAGCTCCGCCGCATGGTGGAATTGCTCTTGGCTTTGACCGATTTATCATGCTATTGGCCGGAAGAGATAATTTAAGAGATACAATTCTCTTTCCTAAAACGGCATCTGCATCAGACTTATTAACGGAAGCACCATCTGAAGTGGATGAGAATCAGTTGCAGGAGTTAAAGTTAAAGCTTTCAGGTCGGGAAGGGAAATAA
- the hisS gene encoding histidine--tRNA ligase has protein sequence MINVPRGTEDILPEQSKKWQYVEQKLQELASLYNYHEIRTPIFERTELFQRGVGDTTDIVQKEMYTFTDRGGRSLTLRPEGTASVVRSYVENKMHGAPQQPTKLFYFGPMFRYERPQKGRTRQFVQFGIEALGSADPAIDAEVLAFALDCYKALGLKSLKLVINSLGDMESRTNHRNALIEHFTPHKEELCQDCQNRLEKNPLRVLDCKVDRNHPAMQTAPSIMDYLNEYSRTYFEQVKTYLEQMGIEYVTDPNLVRGLDYYNHTAFEIMSDAEGFGAITTLSGGGRYNGLVEELGGPETPGIGFALSIERLLLALDAENINLPFDEAIDCYIAAMGDMAKKEAVKLQLSLRHHGIKTDMDYMDKKMKAQFKAADRLKARYVIVMGENELNEGKAAVKNMETGEQSDQPLDQVASYLKKAVQGGTENE, from the coding sequence ATGATTAACGTACCAAGAGGGACAGAAGACATCTTACCGGAACAGTCGAAAAAATGGCAGTATGTCGAACAGAAGCTTCAGGAATTAGCGAGTTTGTATAATTACCATGAGATTCGAACCCCTATATTTGAACGCACAGAATTATTTCAAAGAGGGGTAGGTGACACGACAGACATCGTTCAAAAAGAAATGTACACCTTTACTGATCGGGGAGGAAGAAGCCTGACCTTGAGACCTGAGGGAACAGCGTCTGTAGTACGTTCTTACGTTGAAAATAAAATGCATGGCGCCCCCCAGCAGCCAACTAAGTTATTCTATTTTGGACCGATGTTTCGTTATGAACGTCCGCAAAAAGGGCGTACGCGTCAGTTTGTACAGTTTGGCATCGAAGCTTTAGGAAGTGCTGACCCTGCGATTGATGCTGAAGTGCTGGCTTTCGCTCTGGACTGCTACAAAGCCTTAGGGTTAAAATCACTAAAATTAGTGATCAATAGTCTTGGTGATATGGAGAGTCGTACCAATCATCGTAATGCTTTAATTGAGCATTTCACACCACATAAAGAGGAGCTATGTCAGGATTGCCAAAATCGTCTCGAAAAAAATCCTTTAAGGGTTTTAGATTGTAAGGTGGACCGAAACCACCCTGCGATGCAGACAGCCCCTTCCATTATGGATTATTTGAATGAGTATTCCCGTACCTATTTTGAACAGGTGAAAACCTATCTGGAGCAAATGGGGATTGAGTATGTGACAGATCCTAATCTGGTAAGAGGTCTGGACTACTATAATCATACTGCATTTGAAATCATGAGTGATGCTGAAGGATTTGGTGCGATTACTACATTATCCGGCGGCGGTCGTTATAACGGTCTTGTTGAGGAACTGGGCGGCCCTGAAACCCCTGGTATAGGCTTTGCTTTGAGTATCGAACGTTTATTGCTCGCTTTAGATGCTGAAAACATTAACCTTCCTTTTGATGAAGCCATTGATTGCTATATTGCAGCTATGGGGGATATGGCTAAGAAAGAAGCTGTGAAATTGCAGCTTTCCTTGAGACATCATGGGATAAAAACGGATATGGACTATATGGATAAAAAGATGAAGGCACAATTCAAAGCTGCAGATCGGTTAAAAGCCCGTTATGTGATTGTTATGGGCGAAAACGAATTAAATGAAGGCAAAGCAGCCGTTAAAAATATGGAAACGGGAGAGCAGAGTGATCAGCCATTGGATCAGGTTGCCTCCTATTTAAAAAAGGCTGTACAAGGAGGAACAGAGAATGAGTGA
- the argF gene encoding ornithine carbamoyltransferase, translating to MKDKDFLTLNDYSKQEINRLLNLASDLKQLQKEDTRPKILEGKTLGMIFEKASTRTRVSFEAGIYQLGGSGLFLNTQDIQLGRGETIADTAKVLSSYLDGIMIRTYSQSAVEQLAEHAAIPVINGLTDRYHPCQVLADLLTIKEQKGDLSGLTLTYIGDGNNMAHSLMIGSAKMGMNVHIVSPKEFQPHSAITDQAQAIAEQNHCSVMVTQDIQKAVRNTDIIYTDVWASMGQEKEQKERSEIFSDYQVNDSLMALANPEAVFMHCLPAHRGEEVTASVIDGEQSVVFEEAENRLHVQKALMVALMGSH from the coding sequence ATGAAGGATAAAGATTTCCTGACATTAAACGATTACTCGAAACAGGAGATCAATCGTTTACTAAATTTAGCCAGTGATTTAAAGCAACTGCAAAAGGAGGATACAAGACCTAAAATTTTAGAAGGAAAAACATTAGGAATGATATTTGAAAAAGCATCTACCAGAACACGAGTATCCTTTGAAGCAGGGATTTATCAATTAGGAGGATCAGGGCTGTTTTTAAACACTCAGGATATTCAGCTCGGACGCGGGGAAACAATCGCGGACACGGCAAAGGTTCTTTCCTCTTATCTCGATGGGATTATGATCCGTACCTATAGCCAATCTGCTGTTGAACAGCTGGCAGAGCATGCAGCCATTCCTGTCATAAATGGACTGACGGACAGGTATCATCCCTGTCAGGTGCTTGCAGATCTCCTTACAATTAAGGAACAAAAAGGAGATCTTAGTGGATTAACGTTAACCTACATCGGGGATGGAAATAATATGGCTCACTCCCTTATGATTGGGAGTGCAAAAATGGGAATGAATGTTCACATTGTAAGCCCAAAGGAGTTCCAGCCACACTCGGCTATTACGGATCAGGCACAGGCAATAGCTGAGCAAAACCATTGCTCGGTTATGGTCACTCAGGATATACAAAAGGCTGTTCGTAATACAGATATTATCTATACGGATGTATGGGCAAGTATGGGACAGGAGAAGGAACAAAAAGAACGCTCAGAAATCTTCAGTGACTATCAGGTCAATGACAGTCTGATGGCTCTGGCGAATCCAGAGGCTGTCTTTATGCACTGTCTGCCTGCGCACCGGGGCGAAGAAGTTACGGCCAGTGTGATTGATGGAGAGCAATCTGTAGTATTTGAAGAGGCAGAGAATCGTCTCCATGTACAAAAAGCACTGATGGTCGCACTCATGGGCAGTCATTAA
- a CDS encoding RNA polymerase subunit sigma-70: protein MRTSGNRNALSYSDQGIFQIDFHHFMNSEKEQSSMELAQEFGLSLKDVKNLKERLTRS from the coding sequence ATGAGAACAAGCGGAAACCGTAATGCTCTATCTTATTCGGATCAGGGTATTTTTCAAATCGATTTCCATCACTTCATGAACTCGGAAAAGGAACAATCTTCAATGGAATTGGCACAGGAATTTGGCTTATCCTTAAAAGATGTAAAAAACTTAAAAGAAAGGCTAACTCGTTCTTGA
- the carB gene encoding carbamoyl-phosphate synthase (glutamine-hydrolyzing) large subunit — MPKLPSIKKVLVIGSGPIVIGQAAEFDYAGTQACLALKEEGIEVVLVNNNPATIMTDPQFADQIYLEPLTCESVTKIIEQEKPDGLLPTLGGQTGLNLALSLTEAGVLDQYEVELLGTPLNSIQKGEDRERFKSMMINIDEPIAHSVPATSTKEAIEFADQTGYPIMIRPAYTLGGSGGGVAANQKELESIVMNGLQLSPIHQVLIEQSVKGWKEIEFEVMRDANDTCIIVCSMENIDPVGVHTGDSMVVAPVQTLTDRQYQMLRTTSCKVIRELGVVGGCNIQFAVHPERDEYVIIEVNPRVSRSSALASKATGYPIARIAAKLALGYHLDEVLNPITANTYASFEPAIDYIAVKLPRLPFDKFTDADRKLGTQMQATGEVMAIARNLPAAIQKAIRSLEIGADQLHLPSVQRLSHEQLQLQLAEASDERLFVIGEALRRGFSIETIHGITDIHPYFLYEISTIIEHENDLSHRAWGEMERKDWLTAKQLGFTNKTLAKLFKVSEHEIATEISHLPAYKMVDTCAAEFSADTPYYYSSWNEMDEVEKLDGSQKTVVIGSGPIRIGQGIEFDYCSVQAAMSLKDQGINSIVINNNPETVSTDFHTADHLYFEPLTAEDVIHIMQKEQADHVMVQFGGQTAINLAEDLQNAGFHIAGTSLSSIQKVEDRDQFYQMLTELNIPHIPGETIYAFQNAHDAAQTIGFPLLVRPSYVIGGKGMKVIQNDNQLDDYVNELEHELSVDSIYPLLMDRFITGKEFELDAVCDGSDIIIPGIFEHVEKAGIHSGDSMAIFPAPSLTEKDKETIFNYTQKISAKLNAKGLMNIQFVMDEATKDIFVLEVNPRASRTVPIVCKITGIPLIDLATKVQLGETLHSHPYEMGLHEDIPYYTVKMPIFSTEKLNGVDPITGPEMKSTGEAIGIGKTVPQAMAKAFHWSENKGTPPDEKNWILMTGSLDDDISSQLCTSLRKTDINIAATPETEQTLKRNGVEVAETLTKEEAKERFLKKSYTLLFTNQLEDSLQRELREYALKNGIMSFTATETLTAFLMASAESFHQPLSIQNYNNMIDCHQTEKESV, encoded by the coding sequence ATGCCTAAACTTCCATCTATTAAAAAAGTTCTGGTCATAGGTTCCGGCCCTATTGTTATTGGTCAGGCAGCTGAATTTGACTATGCTGGTACACAGGCCTGTTTAGCCCTGAAAGAAGAAGGCATTGAGGTTGTGCTGGTAAATAATAATCCCGCAACAATCATGACAGACCCTCAGTTTGCTGATCAGATTTATTTAGAGCCCTTAACCTGCGAATCGGTAACGAAAATTATTGAACAGGAAAAACCTGATGGACTCCTCCCTACTCTCGGGGGTCAGACAGGTTTAAACCTGGCCCTTTCTTTAACGGAAGCTGGTGTTCTGGACCAATATGAAGTGGAGTTACTCGGAACACCTCTGAACTCTATTCAAAAAGGAGAAGACCGGGAGCGGTTCAAATCTATGATGATTAATATAGATGAACCGATTGCTCACAGCGTTCCTGCAACGTCAACGAAGGAAGCCATTGAGTTTGCTGATCAGACCGGCTATCCCATTATGATTCGACCCGCCTATACCCTGGGTGGATCAGGCGGTGGTGTAGCAGCCAATCAAAAGGAATTAGAATCAATCGTCATGAATGGTCTTCAATTAAGTCCTATTCACCAGGTTTTAATTGAACAGAGTGTAAAAGGCTGGAAGGAAATTGAATTCGAGGTTATGCGTGATGCCAATGATACCTGCATTATTGTCTGCAGCATGGAAAATATTGATCCTGTAGGGGTTCACACAGGAGACAGTATGGTGGTAGCCCCTGTCCAAACATTGACTGATCGTCAATACCAAATGCTTCGAACAACCTCCTGTAAAGTTATCAGGGAACTTGGTGTAGTAGGAGGCTGTAATATCCAATTTGCGGTTCACCCTGAACGTGATGAATATGTCATCATTGAGGTTAATCCGCGAGTGAGCAGATCAAGTGCACTCGCTTCAAAAGCAACAGGTTATCCCATTGCGAGAATTGCTGCTAAGCTGGCTCTGGGCTATCATCTGGATGAAGTCCTGAACCCTATTACAGCAAATACGTATGCAAGCTTCGAGCCTGCTATTGATTATATTGCCGTGAAGCTTCCCCGCCTGCCTTTTGATAAATTTACGGATGCTGACCGTAAACTCGGTACACAGATGCAGGCAACCGGTGAAGTAATGGCCATTGCACGGAACCTGCCTGCAGCTATTCAAAAAGCCATACGTTCGCTGGAAATTGGTGCAGACCAATTGCATTTGCCCTCTGTTCAACGTTTATCCCATGAACAACTGCAATTGCAGTTAGCTGAGGCATCTGATGAACGCTTATTTGTCATTGGAGAAGCGTTACGTCGGGGTTTTTCAATTGAAACCATCCATGGGATAACAGACATTCATCCATACTTTCTATATGAAATTTCAACCATCATTGAGCATGAAAATGACCTATCCCATAGGGCATGGGGAGAAATGGAGAGAAAAGATTGGTTAACAGCAAAACAGCTTGGCTTTACGAATAAAACGTTAGCCAAACTATTTAAAGTCAGCGAGCATGAAATAGCAACTGAAATCTCTCACCTCCCTGCCTACAAAATGGTCGATACGTGCGCTGCAGAATTTTCTGCAGATACTCCTTATTATTACAGTTCCTGGAATGAGATGGATGAAGTTGAAAAATTAGATGGGAGTCAGAAAACCGTTGTCATCGGGTCCGGTCCAATTCGAATCGGCCAGGGCATTGAATTCGATTATTGCTCTGTCCAGGCTGCGATGTCCTTAAAAGACCAGGGGATCAATTCCATTGTCATTAATAACAATCCTGAAACGGTCAGTACAGATTTTCATACGGCTGATCATCTATACTTTGAGCCTTTAACCGCCGAAGATGTCATTCACATCATGCAGAAAGAACAAGCAGATCATGTAATGGTTCAATTCGGTGGTCAGACAGCCATTAACCTGGCAGAGGACTTGCAGAATGCCGGTTTTCATATTGCCGGTACCTCCCTTTCTTCCATTCAAAAGGTGGAAGACAGAGATCAGTTTTATCAAATGCTGACCGAACTGAATATTCCGCATATACCTGGAGAGACCATTTATGCCTTTCAGAATGCACATGATGCAGCGCAAACGATTGGTTTTCCCCTCCTTGTCCGCCCTTCTTATGTTATTGGTGGAAAAGGAATGAAAGTTATCCAAAATGACAATCAATTAGATGACTATGTAAATGAGCTCGAACATGAATTATCGGTAGATTCCATTTATCCGCTGCTTATGGATCGCTTTATTACAGGTAAGGAATTCGAATTGGATGCCGTTTGTGATGGTTCTGACATCATTATACCTGGAATTTTTGAACATGTGGAAAAGGCAGGAATTCATTCAGGTGACAGTATGGCCATCTTTCCGGCTCCATCATTAACGGAAAAGGATAAGGAAACCATTTTTAACTATACTCAAAAAATCTCCGCAAAGCTTAATGCCAAAGGGTTGATGAATATTCAGTTTGTCATGGATGAAGCCACCAAGGATATCTTTGTACTCGAGGTAAATCCACGAGCTTCAAGAACCGTTCCGATCGTTTGCAAAATTACGGGGATCCCCCTAATTGACTTAGCAACAAAAGTTCAATTGGGAGAAACTCTTCATTCACACCCATACGAAATGGGGCTGCATGAAGATATCCCTTATTACACCGTTAAGATGCCAATCTTTTCAACGGAAAAACTGAATGGTGTCGATCCAATAACAGGACCTGAAATGAAATCCACTGGAGAAGCCATTGGTATTGGCAAAACGGTCCCTCAGGCCATGGCCAAAGCCTTTCATTGGTCAGAAAACAAGGGCACTCCTCCTGATGAAAAGAACTGGATACTCATGACCGGCAGCCTGGATGATGATATCAGCAGTCAGCTCTGTACGTCTTTAAGAAAAACAGACATCAATATTGCTGCAACACCCGAAACTGAACAAACATTAAAGCGAAATGGGGTTGAAGTCGCCGAAACCTTGACAAAAGAAGAAGCGAAAGAACGATTCCTGAAAAAATCCTATACCCTTCTCTTTACAAATCAGCTGGAAGACTCTTTACAGAGGGAACTTCGGGAATATGCCTTAAAAAACGGAATAATGAGTTTTACAGCAACGGAAACCCTGACAGCCTTTCTTATGGCATCAGCCGAGTCCTTTCATCAGCCATTATCGATACAGAACTATAATAACATGATTGATTGCCATCAAACGGAGAAGGAGAGTGTTTAA
- a CDS encoding N-acetylmuramoyl-L-alanine amidase — protein sequence MKKRMILLSLVIIVFLSTVFQPVPSSRESHVYAEEGIITTDDLNIRSGPGLDYDVIGQASQNTSVQILEKSGDWFKVQFQNFAGWVSGDYVRQSPEQSQSLETLHISVKDTEIAVHTKASITSPTIKKISSGQTYPITDEKKNWYQIQFTNGDRGWVAKWLVDSSTDRQDEDQTNTLKGKVIVVDAGHGGADTGTISASGDYEKLVTTVTARTLASKLETMGARPVLTRTTDTFQPLENRVAHAQAYQADAFISIHYNSSPQFPSVNGIGTYYYHDRQKPLAASIHQEVLKTTGSNNRKVKFGNYMVIRENQRPAVLIELGFLSNQREEAKVNTRSFQEKATNGIIRGLRKYFR from the coding sequence ATGAAAAAAAGAATGATACTGCTCAGCTTAGTAATCATTGTGTTTCTCAGTACTGTTTTTCAGCCTGTTCCTTCTTCCCGGGAGTCTCATGTATATGCTGAGGAAGGAATAATTACCACAGATGATTTAAACATCAGAAGTGGCCCGGGATTGGACTATGACGTGATTGGACAAGCCAGTCAAAATACATCGGTACAAATTCTGGAAAAATCCGGTGATTGGTTTAAAGTTCAATTTCAGAATTTTGCAGGCTGGGTTTCAGGAGATTATGTTCGTCAAAGTCCTGAGCAATCCCAATCACTGGAGACTTTGCACATTTCAGTGAAGGATACGGAAATTGCCGTACATACTAAGGCTTCCATCACCAGTCCAACCATTAAAAAAATCAGTTCCGGTCAAACCTATCCTATTACTGATGAAAAGAAGAATTGGTATCAGATTCAATTCACAAATGGGGATCGCGGATGGGTAGCAAAATGGCTTGTTGATTCCAGCACAGACCGTCAGGATGAAGATCAGACGAATACGCTAAAAGGCAAGGTAATTGTTGTCGATGCCGGACACGGAGGCGCAGATACAGGAACAATAAGTGCATCAGGAGATTATGAAAAATTGGTTACAACTGTTACAGCCAGAACGCTTGCAAGTAAATTGGAAACAATGGGCGCCCGTCCGGTTCTGACAAGAACAACCGATACATTTCAACCTTTGGAGAACCGAGTGGCTCATGCACAAGCATACCAGGCGGATGCTTTTATAAGCATACACTATAACAGTTCACCGCAGTTCCCAAGTGTAAACGGAATCGGAACTTATTATTATCACGATCGTCAAAAACCACTGGCAGCCAGCATACACCAGGAGGTTCTCAAAACGACAGGATCAAATAATCGGAAAGTTAAGTTTGGCAACTATATGGTCATCAGAGAAAATCAAAGGCCCGCAGTATTGATTGAATTAGGCTTCTTATCCAATCAACGGGAGGAAGCTAAAGTTAATACCAGGTCCTTTCAGGAAAAAGCAACAAATGGGATTATCCGTGGATTAAGGAAGTATTTTAGATGA